The DNA region GGTTATCATGCAGATGTGGCGACATGGCCGGACTACCCGAAAAAGACGGATGATCCGCTTTCACTGGAGGCCGCCGGTGCACTGGTCGGTGATCTTGTTATGAAAGAAGGTTGCCGGGCCTATAAGATGGATATCACTGACGAACTGGCTGAGTTCAAGATTACGGATCAGGGAGAAACCGGTGGTGAATCGTTCCTGATGGACTTGAATATCATTTCGGCCAAGATGCGGAAAAAGATATTCGGCTTTGAGAATGCGACCAAAGGCCGCAAGATGTTCTTCATCGTGACCGACAACAATGGCACGAATTACCTGATGGGTGACAAGCGGCGTGGTGCCATGCGTGCCTCCGGAGACGGTTCTACCACCGGGGCAAACTCTACCGCGCGTAATCAGAATACACTTCATTATACTTTCACCGCACCGCGTAAATGTGTGTATGAAGGTGATGCGGAAGACATTCTCACTGTAAAGAACGCACCTGGAGGTTGATTTTTGTTTCTTCGTTTGGTTAGTTGCTTGTTTATGTCCGTCTCCGGAGTTTTTCCGGAAGGCGGACATTTTGTTTTGTCCTATCACAGCAATAAAATTCGCAACACCTTTGTATAACGTTAATATCAAGAATCATGGCTGAAATTACAAATGCTTATATCGTAGCCCGCAGAGAAGGTATCGCCTGGCTGAACTCTGCTAAGAGAGAATACAATACTGGTGTGGCTATCCTTGCTAAATCAGGTTACAAGACAATCGTATCATCCAAACTGGCTAAATTAGGCGAAAAGCCACATACCCGCGAGAAGCTGGAATACGAGATCCGGCAAATGATTAAAGTCTGGTATCATCCGGATGATCCGCGCTTTGAGGATGTGGACCTGGCGGATGATGCGGTGCCCGGTAATGATGGACGTTCCGAGACTGTTCCGGAAGCAACGGCGGCGGCCATCGTTACCATTGCGGAAAAAGAACTGGCACGTGAAACGGATGAACAGCCCGCTTATCCGCCTGTTATTGCCAAAATTATCTATGATTTCCGGGATTGCTATAATGAACGTTCACGGCTGCACCGGTTACTTGCCGAACAGGGTGAGAGCAATACAGCGGCTGTATGTTCACAGCGCAAGGATATTGTTACCCGTATAGCCTCTCTCTCCAATCGTATGACATTGCTGGCTGCCATCAAACAGCAATATGAGCAGAACAAGGAGTTGCCGACTGATGAGCAGCTGGACGAGCTTTATAAAAAAGTGGATGCTGCTGAAGAAAAGCCGGAAAAGGAAGATGAACAGACCGATATCAGTTCCCTTTCCGTCGAAGAACTGAAGAAAGCGAAATCCAATGCCAAGAGTAAGATTACCAAGGCAAAAAACATGTTGCTGTATTCTTCAGAGAGCAAGCCTAAAGACGGCAAGGAAAACCCGCTTCCGGACTGCCCCAAACGTGTGAGATACGAGAAGAAGGTGGCTGATCAGGAGGCACTGGTGGAGAAAATAGAGTATAGACTGGCCGAGCTGCAATAATGTTGGTATGTTGCAGCGATATGAATGAGATGCCGGCGGAGAGAATGAAGGACAATGCGCTCCCTCTCCGCCAAACGGATGTGGCAGCCTCCGACCATGATCGGGTTTCGGAGAAGCTGCTGCATCCGGACGCTATGGGAGTGCTGGTTCCCGGCAGGGATAAGCATTTCTATTCTTCCGGAGCATTTAACCTGATCCAGTTGATTTTATATATTTTGAAACAGACCGGTCCGGCACACCTGTTCTTGACTACTTACTCAATCTCGATGGATAGTATCAACACCCTTCGTCGTAAGGTTGAGACCGGTGAGTTGCTATCGGTACGGTTCCTGATCGATAACCGTGTACGCAGCATCTCGCCCAAACCGTTCGATTATCTGGTGACTACATTTCCAGACTGTTACCGTTGCCTGGCATTGCATGCGAAGGTGGCGTTGCTGTATAATGAAGACTGGAACATCACCGTAGTAGGCAGTCAGAACGCCACACATAACCCGAAGTTGGAACGTGGAATCATCCATACCGGCAGAGATATTTTTGACTTTGATTTTAAAATGCTGAATGATGAGTTTGACGCAGGAACAACGTGAAGAAATTGAGAAAATGGCGTACCGCCTTATCCCTCCGGGAATGATCGCAATCAATATCGGTGTGGATGAGACGGATTTTCTTGCAGAGCTCCGTACTCCGGGCACTGAAGTCCGGACGGCTTTTTATCGTGGGCATCTCAGCCAAATGGTTGAAGTACGGGAGGCTATCATCAAGTCCGCCATCAACGGCAGCAATCCAGCACAACAGGAACTGATCAAGTTCTTTAAATCGCAAAAGCAATATCTTGAGTATGAGTAACAGCTTGACAACATCCAAAAGTAAATCTGCACTGGAGGAACAGTCATATGAACTCATCCGGCAGCACATTATTGATCCGGAAAACAGTCCGTTGCCGGAGCATCTTCGGGTGCAGTGCAACCGGGTATTGCAGATAGCCCGTTTGCTGGATGATTATCCCAATGAGAGCCATATCATCAACATCATGCTGGCGAAATACCGGATTTCACGTACACAGGTACGTAAGGATATCGCCCTGGCAAAAGAACTGTTCAAGACACAGCACCAGTTTGACTGGGATTTCTGGTTTGCCTGGATGATCAAGGACCAGATTCAGCTTATCCGGGACTGTAAGCTCAGAGGTGATCTGAAGAATTGGAACAACGCTAAGAAAGTGTTGCATCAGATGATTGGTGAGAAACCGGCTTCGGTTGAGGATCCGCGACGTATGGAGAAAAATGTCTTCTACATCCAGATCAACAGTATGGGGCAAACAGTAGATATCCCGCTGAATGCGATCCGTAATCTTTCACAGGAAGAGCAAAAAGTCCTTGTGGATTCAATGTACACGCCTATTGACGATGTGCAGGCAGAAGAAATAATGAACTCATAAATATAACAGCCTTGTGCGGGCTTTGTAAAACCCATATACGATAAGGAAAGGAGCTAATATGCCAATAAGTAAAATTTACAACTACGACAGGATGGAGTTCTTATCTAAGTTCCCTGACAAGTTCTTTGATCTTGTAATTGATGATCCTCCCTATGGAATTGGAGAAGATGGTTCAAAGAATAATTCCCGAAATAAAATAGCTATAGCAAAGTCATATGTTGCTTATTCAGGAAATGACGCTGATCCACCCCCGCAAGAATATTTCCAAGAGCTTATTAGGGTTTCAAAGAATCAAATTGTTTGGGGAGCAAACCACTTTATAAGCCGAATCCCGATTGATAGCCATTGTTGGATAGTTTGGGACAAGGATAATGGAGCAAGTGATTTTGCAGATTGTGAACTTGCTTGGACATCATTCCAAACGGCTGTTAGAAAATTCAAATACAGATGGAATGGAATGTGGCAGGAAAATATGAAGCATAAAGAAAAACGTATTCATCCTAACCAGAAACCTGTGGCTTTGTATGGTTGGTTGCTCAACAATTATGCAAAATTGGGTTATAAGATTGGAAGCCCTCACATGGGTAGTCAAAGTGATAGAATTGCAGCGTATAA from Bacteroides sp. MSB163 includes:
- a CDS encoding DNA methyltransferase; its protein translation is MPISKIYNYDRMEFLSKFPDKFFDLVIDDPPYGIGEDGSKNNSRNKIAIAKSYVAYSGNDADPPPQEYFQELIRVSKNQIVWGANHFISRIPIDSHCWIVWDKDNGASDFADCELAWTSFQTAVRKFKYRWNGMWQENMKHKEKRIHPNQKPVALYGWLLNNYAKLGYKIGSPHMGSQSDRIAAYKLGFDFWGCDIDEHYFKAGDERFRSECFGETKTSKGILLQPSLFGV